GATGAAAATAAGTTTGTCGTTTCGCCCATGTCATCTGCAAGGTTGTACAGTTCATATAGATGGCTTTGATCTGGATTGTAGTGATACCACTTAATGAGCTTCCAGTCGCCTTGGCGTAGGGAAGTAGAAGGGCGATTATGAGGGTAGTGACAGAATATTTCATTGCGTATTGCAATTCCATCTTCCAGAATAGGTTTCATACTTAGCCCATCAAATTGAAGCTCATGAGGCATTTCCCAACCTAGCATATCTGCAAAAGTTGGAAAGAAATCTGTAGACTGTTGTAGGTCATTGCTTATACTTCCTGGCTGTACTTTACCAGGCCATATAACAATTAACGGAACACGGGTTCCTCCCTCATAAATGGATCCTTTTCCATTGCGTAATGGGTCTGCACTAGAGACCGGCACTTCATGAAATTCCTCTGGCATGTGTTGTGCATTTGAATTAATGTAAGGGCCATTATCTCCTACAAAAACAATAACCGTATTATCTAGAATATCTGCATCGTCGAGAGCTTTAACCAACCGACCTACCACTTCGTCTAGCGTTTCCAACATGCCTGCATAGACTGGGTTTTGCTGTGGTGCAGCTGGATCTACTTTAGCTCTATATTTATCAATCTGATTTTCCTTGGCCTGCCAGGGAGCATGAACCTCCCATGCCCAATAATTGAGAAAAAAGGGTTCGTTCTTGTGCTCATGAATATACTTTACCGCTTCATCGCACATCAAATCTTCTAGGTTATCGCCAGGCTTTCCGTGGCTATCATAGATAGGAAACGGGTAAAAGAAGCCACCTGCCAAAGGGCTGGGTTCTGGTGAATGGGGTATATCCAAATCGAAACCGTGCTCTAAAGGGCTGTATGGTACAGGGCCTAGGTGCCATTTTCCTATATGTGTAGTAGCATAACCATTGTCTTTGAATGCTTCACTCATGGTGTAGTATTCAGTTTTGAAACGAGTAATGGATATTGCATCCAAGGTTTTTTTGTTGGGCGGAGCTGACTTAGCAAGTTGCTTGTCTAGAACCAGTTTATTCATGTGGCAATGTGGCAGTGTGATTCCAATCCGAGAAGGATACAATCCTGTAAGTATGCTTGCTCGAGTTGGGGAACACAAAGGATTCGCAGAATAGGCCTGTGTAAACACCATCCCTTTTTTAGCAAGAGCATCAATGTTCGGTGTTTCATGAAATTTGCTTCCATAAATGGACAAATCATTTACTCCAAGATCATCCGCAAGAATAAAGACGACATTTGGTTGCTTTTGTGCGTGAAGGGACACGAAAATGAAGTTTAACAGAATGACAATACATACTTTTTTCATTATATAGTTTTTAGTACTAAATCAATCTTTTGGTCAAAGTATACTTTCGTGATTATACTTGATAAGCGAGTTAGAAGATGACTAGGATAAGTCATCTCTTCTTTGTTTTAATGTTTTTTTCTGAGGCTTCGTAAGACAAGTGTCCTGTTGAGCCTGATCCTAAAATCTCATACTGTTGTGTAGGTATTTGGGCACGATACTGTGCAATAATCTCAGTATATTCTTTATTGCTGATTTCGTTATACCACTCTTGCGGGTCAACTTTATGGTCATAGAACTCTTCGGAACCATCATGGTATTGAAGAAAACGATAGCGTTCAGATATTATAGCATAATTACCTGGCCCAAAGCTGGTTCTTGCAAAGTATGGCCATTCTTCCTCTGGATTTTTCAATAAAGGTACTAATGAACGACCCTCATGTTTAGGGTCTGGTTTTAGCTTTGTCAATTCT
This portion of the Spirosomataceae bacterium TFI 002 genome encodes:
- a CDS encoding Arylsulfatase A, which encodes MKKVCIVILLNFIFVSLHAQKQPNVVFILADDLGVNDLSIYGSKFHETPNIDALAKKGMVFTQAYSANPLCSPTRASILTGLYPSRIGITLPHCHMNKLVLDKQLAKSAPPNKKTLDAISITRFKTEYYTMSEAFKDNGYATTHIGKWHLGPVPYSPLEHGFDLDIPHSPEPSPLAGGFFYPFPIYDSHGKPGDNLEDLMCDEAVKYIHEHKNEPFFLNYWAWEVHAPWQAKENQIDKYRAKVDPAAPQQNPVYAGMLETLDEVVGRLVKALDDADILDNTVIVFVGDNGPYINSNAQHMPEEFHEVPVSSADPLRNGKGSIYEGGTRVPLIVIWPGKVQPGSISNDLQQSTDFFPTFADMLGWEMPHELQFDGLSMKPILEDGIAIRNEIFCHYPHNRPSTSLRQGDWKLIKWYHYNPDQSHLYELYNLADDMGETTNLFSSI